One window of the Amycolatopsis mediterranei genome contains the following:
- a CDS encoding MFS transporter, with amino-acid sequence MTTSLVAPLREAPFRALVTGRSLAQFGNAVAPFALAFAVVDLTGSAVDLGIVVGARSLANVLLLLFGGMLADRLPRSVILQGTETAAALTQAAVAASVLCGFASVPLLAGLGFVNGAVSAISLPAAAALTPSTVPGSQLTQANALVRLLANTGRIAGAGLAGVVVAFAGSGWALAGNSLLFLGAALAYRRIRLPRGERVPGSRPLAELAEGWREFRARAWVWLVVLQFMIVNAATAGALLVIGPLVADDTLGRTGWGFALAMQTAGSLLGGVLAAHWQPRRMLFTGVAVVSAGALPMLALGWKPSLLPLLAAMFLAGVALEQFSVAWDVSLQENIPPDKLARVYSYDMLGSFVAMPLGQIAAGPLAEHAGRSATLFGGAALVVVATALVLCSSQVRGLVRRVPAGPG; translated from the coding sequence GTGACCACGTCACTCGTCGCCCCGCTGCGGGAAGCTCCGTTCCGCGCCCTCGTCACCGGCCGGAGCCTGGCCCAGTTCGGGAACGCCGTCGCGCCCTTCGCGCTCGCCTTCGCCGTGGTCGACCTCACCGGGTCCGCCGTCGATCTCGGGATCGTCGTCGGGGCTCGTTCGCTCGCCAACGTGCTTCTGCTGCTGTTCGGCGGGATGCTGGCCGACCGGCTGCCGCGATCGGTCATCCTCCAGGGCACCGAAACCGCGGCCGCCCTCACCCAGGCCGCGGTGGCCGCGAGTGTCCTCTGTGGATTCGCCTCGGTCCCGCTGCTGGCCGGGCTCGGGTTCGTCAACGGTGCCGTCTCGGCCATCTCGCTGCCCGCGGCCGCCGCCCTCACGCCGTCGACCGTGCCCGGATCGCAGCTCACCCAGGCGAACGCCCTGGTCCGGTTGCTGGCGAACACCGGCCGCATCGCCGGAGCCGGGCTGGCCGGCGTGGTCGTCGCCTTCGCCGGCTCCGGGTGGGCGCTCGCCGGGAACTCCCTGCTCTTCCTCGGCGCCGCGCTGGCGTACCGGCGGATCCGGCTGCCGCGCGGGGAACGCGTTCCCGGTAGCCGTCCGCTCGCCGAGCTCGCCGAAGGCTGGCGGGAGTTCCGCGCCCGGGCGTGGGTGTGGCTGGTGGTGCTGCAGTTCATGATCGTCAACGCGGCGACCGCCGGTGCGCTGCTGGTGATCGGCCCGCTCGTCGCCGACGACACCTTAGGCCGCACCGGCTGGGGGTTCGCGCTGGCCATGCAGACCGCGGGCTCGCTGCTCGGCGGCGTCCTCGCCGCCCACTGGCAACCGCGGCGGATGCTCTTCACCGGCGTCGCGGTGGTCTCGGCCGGCGCGCTGCCGATGCTGGCTCTGGGTTGGAAGCCGTCCCTGCTGCCGCTGCTGGCCGCGATGTTCCTCGCGGGCGTCGCGCTCGAACAGTTCTCCGTCGCATGGGACGTGTCGCTGCAGGAGAACATCCCGCCGGACAAGCTCGCCCGCGTCTACTCCTACGACATGCTCGGCTCGTTCGTCGCGATGCCGCTCGGCCAGATCGCCGCGGGCCCGCTGGCCGAACACGCCGGCCGGTCCGCGACGCTCTTCGGGGGCGCGGCCCTGGTCGTCGTCGCGACGGCGCTGGTGCTGTGCAGCTCGCAGGTGCGGGGGCTCGTGCGCCGGGTGCCGGCCGGCCCGGGCTGA
- the pqqD gene encoding pyrroloquinoline quinone biosynthesis peptide chaperone PqqD produces MITAESVPQLRRGVRLSFDHVRETHVLLFPEGVLVPNTTAAAVLELCDGVRSVTEITTALSRRYSGVVAQDVLAVLSRLGERRVVAWT; encoded by the coding sequence GTGATCACCGCCGAGTCGGTTCCGCAGCTGCGCCGCGGCGTGCGGCTGTCCTTCGACCACGTGAGGGAGACGCACGTGCTGCTGTTCCCCGAGGGCGTCCTGGTGCCGAACACGACCGCGGCCGCGGTGCTCGAGCTCTGCGACGGCGTCCGGTCGGTCACCGAGATCACGACGGCGCTTTCGCGGCGCTACTCGGGCGTGGTCGCGCAGGACGTCCTGGCGGTGCTGTCCCGGCTGGGCGAACGGCGGGTCGTCGCATGGACGTGA
- a CDS encoding amidase, whose protein sequence is MNDRMLTASELVAAYATGELSPVEATQNALQAIEARDGECNAFCLVDADRALEQAKASEVRWRDGNPIGWLDGVPSSIKDMFLTQGWPTVRGSKSIDPDRPWDVDSPVAARMREAGLVLLGKTTTPEIGWKGVTDSPLCGITRNPADPSKTAGGSSGGSAAAVAAGMGELSVGTDGGGSVRIPASFCGIVGLKPTHGRIPLYPASPFGPLSHAGPMARSVDDTALLLDVLSLPDPRDPAALAPPVGSFREAVRRDVRGLIAAFSPTLGYVDVDPEVAAIVAAAVRALGDAGLHVEETDPGFADPKPAFDVLWSSGAAKLLDSFPPGSEERTDPGLRRVWELGKKWSASDYLDATAERAALGIRMGEFHTRYDVLITPTLPIAAFEAGHDVPPGSGLSEWPEWTPFTYPFNMTQQPAISVPAGCTSAGLPVGLQIVGPRHSDDLVLAVAKLLEEVRPWAPA, encoded by the coding sequence ATGAACGACAGGATGCTGACCGCCAGCGAGCTCGTCGCCGCCTACGCGACCGGTGAGCTTTCGCCGGTCGAGGCGACGCAGAACGCCCTGCAGGCCATCGAAGCCCGGGACGGCGAGTGCAACGCTTTCTGCCTCGTCGACGCCGATCGCGCGCTGGAGCAGGCGAAGGCGTCCGAGGTCCGCTGGCGCGACGGCAACCCGATCGGGTGGCTCGACGGCGTGCCGTCGTCGATCAAGGACATGTTCCTCACCCAGGGCTGGCCGACCGTCCGGGGCTCGAAGAGCATCGATCCGGACCGGCCGTGGGACGTCGACAGCCCGGTCGCCGCGCGGATGCGCGAGGCCGGCCTGGTGCTGCTGGGCAAGACGACCACGCCCGAGATCGGCTGGAAGGGCGTCACCGACAGCCCGCTGTGCGGCATCACGCGCAACCCGGCCGACCCGTCGAAGACGGCGGGCGGGTCGAGCGGCGGCAGCGCCGCGGCCGTCGCGGCCGGGATGGGCGAGCTGTCGGTCGGCACGGACGGCGGCGGCTCGGTGCGGATCCCGGCGTCGTTCTGCGGCATCGTCGGGCTGAAGCCCACGCACGGCCGGATCCCGCTCTACCCGGCGAGCCCGTTCGGCCCGCTCTCGCACGCCGGCCCGATGGCGCGGTCGGTGGACGACACCGCGCTGCTGCTGGACGTCCTCTCGCTGCCCGACCCCCGCGACCCGGCCGCGCTGGCGCCGCCGGTGGGGTCGTTCCGCGAGGCCGTCCGGCGGGACGTGCGCGGCCTGATCGCCGCGTTCTCCCCGACGCTCGGCTACGTCGACGTGGACCCGGAGGTGGCCGCGATCGTCGCGGCCGCGGTCCGTGCGCTGGGGGACGCCGGCCTGCACGTCGAGGAGACCGACCCCGGGTTCGCCGACCCGAAGCCGGCGTTCGACGTCCTGTGGTCTTCGGGGGCGGCGAAGCTGCTGGACTCGTTCCCGCCCGGGTCCGAGGAGCGGACCGACCCCGGCCTGCGCCGGGTCTGGGAACTCGGGAAGAAGTGGTCGGCGAGCGACTACCTCGACGCGACCGCCGAGCGCGCCGCGCTGGGTATCCGGATGGGCGAGTTCCACACCCGCTACGACGTGCTGATCACGCCGACGCTGCCGATCGCGGCGTTCGAGGCCGGGCACGACGTGCCGCCGGGCAGCGGGCTGAGCGAGTGGCCGGAGTGGACGCCGTTCACGTACCCGTTCAACATGACCCAGCAGCCGGCGATCAGCGTGCCGGCCGGGTGCACGTCGGCGGGACTGCCGGTCGGCCTGCAGATCGTCGGGCCGCGGCACTCGGACGACCTCGTGCTGGCCGTGGCGAAGCTGCTGGAGGAAGTGCGGCCCTGGGCGCCCGCCTGA
- the pqqB gene encoding pyrroloquinoline quinone biosynthesis protein PqqB: MKVILLGTAAGGGCPQWNCACRLCTSGLVPRSQDCVAISADGAGWYLLNCSPDIRAQILGTPELRAGPGPREIPLRGVLLTDAELDHALGLLMLRESGGLPVWAPSAVLAALSPFRAIVDGYGGWTWSSLVDVPGLRVEVLPVSDKRPKYASAGSGGPWVVAYRISDPATGGVLVYAPCLRSWPAGFDAFVADASLVLLDGTFYAPDEMAGVGGPDQLAMGHLPITATLPRIDGRRWAFTHVNNTNPVLDPASAEHAAVLAAAASLPSDGTTYVL; this comes from the coding sequence GTGAAGGTGATCCTGCTGGGCACCGCGGCGGGCGGCGGATGTCCACAGTGGAATTGCGCGTGCCGGCTCTGCACGTCCGGGCTCGTGCCGCGCTCGCAGGACTGCGTCGCGATCAGCGCGGACGGCGCCGGCTGGTACCTGCTGAACTGCTCGCCGGACATCCGGGCGCAGATCCTCGGGACGCCGGAGTTGCGGGCCGGCCCGGGGCCGCGGGAGATCCCGCTGCGCGGGGTGCTGCTGACCGACGCCGAACTCGACCACGCGCTGGGCCTGCTGATGCTGCGCGAGTCGGGCGGGCTCCCGGTGTGGGCACCGTCGGCGGTGCTGGCCGCGCTGTCGCCGTTCCGGGCCATCGTGGACGGCTACGGCGGCTGGACGTGGTCGTCCCTTGTGGACGTTCCGGGCTTGCGGGTCGAGGTGCTGCCGGTGAGCGACAAGCGGCCGAAGTACGCCTCGGCCGGTTCCGGCGGGCCGTGGGTGGTCGCCTACCGGATCTCGGACCCGGCGACGGGCGGCGTGCTGGTGTACGCGCCGTGCCTGCGCAGCTGGCCTGCCGGGTTCGACGCGTTCGTCGCGGACGCTTCTCTCGTGCTGCTGGACGGGACGTTCTACGCGCCGGACGAGATGGCCGGGGTGGGCGGCCCCGACCAGCTCGCGATGGGGCACCTGCCGATCACGGCGACCCTGCCCCGGATCGACGGGCGGCGGTGGGCGTTCACGCACGTCAACAACACGAACCCGGTGCTGGACCCGGCGTCGGCCGAGCACGCCGCGGTGCTGGCCGCGGCTGCTTCGCTGCCTTCGGATGGCACGACGTACGTGCTTTAA
- the pqqC gene encoding pyrroloquinoline-quinone synthase PqqC encodes MPVEPLPESAFIDALRGLSGRYWGTHPFHRRLHAGELDERALRIWAANRWYYQCVLPQKDAAIISNCPLPEIRRQWLDRIVYHDGVSAGTGGIERWLRLCTAVGLDRDEVLDERHVAPGVRFAVDAYVTFARTKPWWEAVASGLTEMFAGHLMQQRVADMLAHYSWIAREDLAYFTNRIDKVAGEGKDTLDIVVRHCVTREQQDRAIAALAFKCDVLWSMLDAVERAAA; translated from the coding sequence ATGCCGGTCGAGCCACTCCCGGAAAGCGCATTCATCGACGCGCTGCGCGGTCTTTCCGGCCGGTACTGGGGAACGCACCCGTTCCACCGCCGGCTGCACGCGGGCGAGCTCGACGAGCGCGCGCTGCGGATCTGGGCGGCGAACCGCTGGTACTACCAGTGCGTGCTGCCGCAGAAGGACGCGGCGATCATCAGCAACTGCCCGCTGCCGGAGATCCGCCGCCAGTGGCTCGACCGGATCGTCTACCACGACGGCGTGAGCGCCGGCACCGGCGGGATCGAACGCTGGCTGCGCCTCTGCACGGCGGTCGGCCTGGACCGCGACGAGGTTCTCGATGAACGGCACGTCGCTCCCGGCGTCCGGTTCGCCGTGGACGCCTACGTGACCTTCGCGCGGACGAAACCCTGGTGGGAGGCCGTCGCGTCGGGACTGACCGAGATGTTCGCCGGGCACCTGATGCAGCAACGGGTGGCGGACATGCTCGCCCATTATTCATGGATCGCGCGCGAAGACCTCGCCTACTTCACCAACCGGATCGACAAGGTCGCCGGTGAAGGCAAGGACACCCTCGACATCGTGGTCCGCCACTGCGTCACGCGCGAACAGCAGGACCGCGCGATCGCCGCGCTGGCGTTCAAGTGCGACGTCCTGTGGTCGATGCTCGACGCGGTCGAACGGGCGGCCGCGTGA
- the pqqE gene encoding pyrroloquinoline quinone biosynthesis protein PqqE, with amino-acid sequence MDVSPPLGLLAELTHRCPLHCPYCSNPVELTARDAELSTSDWLSVLSQARELGVLQVHMSGGEPLLRPDLPELVAHASGLGCYVNLVTSGLGLTASRLDDLVERGLAHVQLSAQSATRERADLLAGAKAHDRKLAAAALVKAFGLPLSLNVVLHRRNHDQLAGIIELAERMGADRLELANTQYYGWALRNRDALMPTPAQLAAAEPVVRAAIARLRGTMEIVYVVADYHEPYPKPCMYGWGARQLTVAPDGTVLPCPAASAISTLSLSSVRDTPLAEIWYDSSSFNAYRGEEWMSEPCRTCDRRELDFGGCRCQAFLLTGDAAATDPVCSRSPGRGLVDLILSRPPVADLVMRR; translated from the coding sequence ATGGACGTGAGCCCGCCGCTGGGCCTGCTGGCCGAGCTGACCCACCGCTGTCCGCTGCACTGTCCTTATTGCTCGAACCCGGTGGAACTGACCGCCCGGGACGCCGAACTGTCCACTTCGGACTGGCTGTCGGTGCTGTCCCAGGCGCGTGAACTCGGTGTCCTGCAGGTGCACATGTCCGGCGGTGAGCCGTTGCTGCGGCCGGACCTGCCCGAGCTGGTCGCGCACGCGAGCGGGCTCGGCTGCTACGTCAACCTGGTCACTTCGGGGCTCGGCCTGACGGCTTCGCGGCTCGACGACCTCGTCGAACGCGGGCTGGCACACGTCCAGCTGTCGGCGCAGAGCGCGACCCGGGAGCGGGCCGACCTGCTGGCCGGCGCGAAGGCGCACGACCGGAAGCTCGCCGCGGCCGCCTTGGTGAAGGCGTTCGGGCTGCCGCTGTCGCTGAACGTGGTGCTGCACCGGCGCAACCACGACCAGCTGGCCGGGATCATCGAGCTGGCCGAGCGGATGGGCGCGGACCGGCTGGAACTGGCGAACACGCAGTACTACGGCTGGGCGCTGCGCAACCGGGACGCGCTGATGCCGACCCCCGCGCAGCTGGCCGCGGCCGAGCCCGTGGTGCGCGCGGCGATCGCGCGCCTGCGGGGCACGATGGAGATCGTCTACGTCGTCGCCGACTACCACGAGCCGTACCCGAAGCCGTGCATGTACGGCTGGGGTGCGCGGCAGCTGACGGTGGCGCCGGACGGCACCGTGCTACCGTGCCCGGCGGCGTCGGCGATCTCGACGCTTTCGCTTTCGTCCGTGCGGGACACGCCGCTGGCCGAGATCTGGTACGACTCGTCGTCGTTCAACGCCTACCGCGGCGAGGAGTGGATGAGCGAGCCGTGCCGCACGTGCGACCGGCGCGAACTCGACTTCGGTGGCTGTCGTTGCCAGGCGTTCCTGCTCACCGGCGACGCCGCGGCCACGGACCCGGTGTGCTCGCGATCGCCCGGACGCGGCCTGGTCGACCTGATCCTGTCCCGTCCCCCGGTGGCCGACCTGGTCATGCGCCGGTGA